The Euphorbia lathyris chromosome 2, ddEupLath1.1, whole genome shotgun sequence genome includes a window with the following:
- the LOC136218913 gene encoding disease resistance protein RFL1-like produces the protein MEFFAFIGNFMESILGKVELFNNVCSFISYHNRIGENRQTLKRKLDALCSVEDDIYRTLEVSEFHSGMKRRREVGNWLSSVQRKKDDVQGLDKQIRDRKYSLGPWWETRLEKSIYEVEDLHQQGMFDSLLLDVNENKGNKLLTTALVGQNSNGGVLERIWTCLKDDEMQKIGVYGVEGIGKTAIMMQIHNQILENAAFDHVYWITVSDDFSIHKLQSDIAKEVGVDLFHEEDTRKRAARLHKVLLRRKKYVLILDGLLSYFDEHEVGIPTQENGCKLVITTRTRKLCRRMDCQEDIEIEALPAREAEQLFRQKIGHKDLNDPEIEEFLYRIVKECGGLPMKIIGIAESLRGVDDINEWRDMLNELTQ, from the coding sequence ATGGAATTCTTTGCATTTATTGGTAATTTCATGGAGAGCATATTGGGAAAAGTGGAGCTCTTTAACAACGTATGTTCATTCATCAGCTATCACAACCGTATTGGTGAAAATCGGCAAACTCTCAAGAGAAAATTGGATGCATTGTGCAGTGTAGAGGATGACATATACAGAACACTAGAAGTATCTGAGTTTCATTCTGGAATGAAGCGCAGGAGAGAAGTCGGAAATTGGTTGAGCAGTGTTCAACGAAAGAAAGATGATGTACAAGGTCTGGATAAGCAAATCAGAGACAGGAAATATTCACTAGGACCATGGTGGGAAACTCGTCTCGAGAAAAGCATCTATGAAGTTGAAGATCTTCATCAGCAGGGAATGTTCGACAGTCTTTTGCTTGATGTGAATGAAAATAAAGGGAATAAATTATTGACAACAGCTTTGGTAGGTCAAAATTCAAATGGAGGAGTTCTGGAGAGGATATGGACTTGCTTGAAGGATGATGAGATGCAAAAAATCGGTGTTTACGGAGTTGAAGGGATTGGGAAAACAGCCATAATGATGCAAATCCATAATCAAATCCTAGAAAATGCTGCTTTTGATCATGTTTACTGGATCACTGTGTCTGATGATTTCAGCATTCACAAATTACAAAGTGATATTGCCAAAGAAGTTGGAGTTGATCTATTTCATGAGGAAGATACAAGAAAAAGGGCAGCCAGGCTACATAAAGTACTCTTAAGAAGAAAGAAATATGTGCTCATCTTAGATGGACTGCTGAGTTACTTTGATGAGCATGAGGTTGGTATTCCAACTCAGGAGAATGGATGCAAGCTAGTTATAACCACTCGAACACGGAAGTTGTGTCGAAGGATGGATTGCCAAGAAGACATTGAAATTGAGGCTCTTCCTGCTAGAGAGGCAGAACAATTATTCCGGCAAAAGATAGGACATAAAGACTTGAATGATCCAGAGATTGAAGAATTTCTGTATCGAATTGTCAAAGAATGTGGAGGCTTACCAATGAAAATCATCGGTATTGCTGAGAGTTTGAGAGGAGTCGACGACATCAATGAATGGAGAGACATGTTGAATGAACTTACACAATAA
- the LOC136218911 gene encoding probable disease resistance protein At4g27220: METLEKAMEIAGFNIEEKKKVLRRKLEQLESVEADINTQVESAELLSGKKRKKEVSNWLNNVARVREEAESIEREAEIRWSITLQKRIQNKIEEVQQLVERGGFHKGFVLDAPDDSINPLLAPELVGHEFQVCKDRIWECLVEDEVFSIGIYGMGGVGKTTLIIHIHNEILERQNLFHCVYWITLSQDCSISKLQSCIAKAIGFDLSGEDDEKKRAAKLSKALIQRQKFVLILDDLWSPFSLEKVGIPDKMKQCKLILATRSLDVCLRMGCQRNFKIKPLSDKESWDLFKEKLGETLVPEFKSIAKSIVRECAGLPLGIVTIAGCMRGVDDIFEWRNALRELQDPKVNESEMQYEIFQVLKFSYSRLTDLSLQQCFLYCALYPEDYKIKREDLIEYMIVEGVIKGKSREAEYDKGHTMLNRLEKLCLLESVMERGHKCVKMHDLIRDMAIHIMKLDSKAIVKADMQLSEMPDCGIWTEDLVRISLMYNNILEIHACHSPKCPNLSTLLLRGNHRLRSIADSFFNRLHGLVVLDLSNSDIDELPGSISHLVNLNALLLSECKALKRMPSLANLREMKKLDLSYSGIEEVPQGIVLLSNFKYLNLHGTRIKELPSGVLPNFSNLQVLIVDRVKAEEVASLKNLETLWCRFYDVSAFNMFTSSTSVSNLNQYYLIIAHHKPPGDVLPRGSKLVHFEDCSIGQGEDALLLPKDVQCLDLYRCNIKTSSLCLKKATKLKSLTIASCDRIQCLLSVSSSPYVFESLEDIYISDMKDLHFLFSRDRDTAYPPILLPHGTFSNLKKFNMWGCPSVKKLFHPSLASNLQNLEEMSVHYCRNLEELIADEEQEGSHNKKTRNQFTFPKLHSFNLGNLPKLNNICGEMVCSCLRTVYVDNCMQLRRLPLSLVDDRSSPLPCLEKIKVFPEAWWTAVELDHPNAKNVLLPLCQFSPF, translated from the coding sequence ATGGAGACATTGGAAAAAGCCATGGAAATAGCCGGATTTAAcattgaggaaaagaagaaagTTCTTAGGAGAAAATTGGAACAATTGGAAAGTGTGGAAGCTGACATAAATACACAAGTAGAAAGTGCAGAGTTGCTATCCGGTAAGAAACGGAAGAAAGAAGTTTCAAATTGGTTGAACAATGTAGCAAGGGTGCGAGAAGAAGCAGAAAGCATAGAACGAGAAGCAGAAATCAGATGGAGCATAACGTTACAGAAGCGTATACAGAACAAGATAGAAGAGGTACAACAACTTGTTGAAAGAGGTGGATTTCACAAAGGGTTTGTCCTTGATGCACCTGATGATAGTATAAACCCATTGCTAGCCCCTGAATTAGTGGGGCATGAATTTCAAGTATGCAAGGATAGGATATGGGAATGTTTAGTTGAGGATGAAGTCTTCAGCATTGGCATTTATGGCATGGGAGGAGTTGGTAAAACTACATTGATCATTCACATTCATAATGAGATACTTGAAAGACAGAATCTTTTTCATTGTGTGTATTGGATTACTCTGTCACAAGATTGTAGCATTTCTAAGTTGCAAAGCTGTATTGCAAAAGCTATTGGTTTTGATCTTTCTGGTGAAGATGATGAGAAAAAGAGAGCTGCAAAATTGTCAAAAGCATTGATTCAAAGACAAAAATTTGTTCTCATTTTAGATGATTTGTGGAGTCCTTTTTCTCTGGAGAAAGTGGGTATACCTGATAAAATGAAACAGTGCAAGTTGATTCTTGCAACTCGATCATTAGATGTTTGCCTGAGGATGGGTTGCCAGagaaacttcaaaattaagccTCTTTCTGATAAAGAATCGTGGGACTTGTTTAAGGAGAAACTAGGTGAAACCCTTGTTCCAGAATTTAAATCAATTGCAAAATCTATTGTTAGGGAATGTGCTGGTTTGCCACTTGGAATTGTTACCATTGCCGGATGCATGAGAGGGGTCGATGATATTTTTGAGTGGAGGAATGCATTGAGGGAACTGCAAGACCCAAAAGTTAATGAAAGTGAGATGCAATATGAGATATTCCAAGTGTTGAAATTCAGTTATAGTCGGTTGACTGATTTATCACTCCAACAATGCTTCTTATACTGTGCATTATATCCAGAAGATTATAAGATCAAAAGGGAGGATTTGATAGAGTATATGATTGTTGAGGGAGTGATAAAAGGAAAAAGCAGGGAAGCAGAATATGACAAGGGTCATACTATGCTAAACAGACTTGAAAAATTATGTCTGTTGGAAAGTGTTATGGAACGGGGACACAAATGCGTCAAGATGCATGACTTGATTAGGGACATGGCCATTCATATAATGAAACTTGATTCAAAAGCTATAGTTAAAGCTGATATGCAGTTATCTGAAATGCCAGATTGTGGGATTTGGACGGAAGATCTTGTGAGAATTTCACTAATGTACAACAACATACTGGAAATTCATGCTTGCCACTCACCAAAGTGTCCTAATCTTTCAACACTATTGCTTCGAGGAAATCACAGATTGAGATCAATTGCAGATTCTTTTTTTAATCGGTTACATGGCCTAGTTGTTCTTGATCTTTCTAATTCAGATATTGATGAGTTGCCAGGTTCTATCTCTCACTTGGTGAATCTAAATGCATTGCTGCTTTCAGAATGCAAGGCGCTAAAGCGTATGCCATCATTAGCTAATCTTAGGGAAATGAAGAAACTGGATCTCAGTTATTCTGGAATTGAGGAAGTCCCTCAAGGAATAGTATTGCTTTCTAATTTCAAGTATCTGAATCTTCATGGAACAAGGATAAAGGAATTACCATCTGGGGTGTTGCCTAACTTTTCCAATCTGCAAGTCCTCATTGTTGACCGAGTTAAAGCAGAGGAAGTGGCATCCTTAAAAAACCTGGAAACTTTGTGGTGCCGTTTCTATGATGTTAGTGCGTTTAATATGTTCACATCATCAACAAGTGTATCCAATCTAAACCAATATTATCTTATCATAGCACATCATAAACCCCCAGGTGATGTGTTACCGCGAGGTTCAAAACTTGTACATTTTGAAGATTGCAGTATCGGCCAAGGGGAAGATGCCTTGCTTCTGCCCAAAGATGTGCAGTGTCTGGACCTCTATCGTTGCAACATCAAAACAAGCAGTTTGTGCTTGAAAAAGGCAACCAAACTGAAATCCTTGACGATTGCATCTTGTGATAGGATACAGTGCCTGCTTTCTGTTTCCTCCTCCCCTTATGTATTTGAAAGCCTTGAGGACATTTATATTAGTGATATGAAGGACTTGCATTTCCTTTTCAGTAGAGACAGAGATACTGCGTATCCTCCAATATTACTGCCTCATGGTACCTTTTCCAATCTCAAAAAGTTTAACATGTGGGGATGTCCAAGTGTGAAGAAGTTATTCCATCCTAGCTTGGCATCAAACCTTCAAAATTTGGAAGAGATGTCTGTTCATTATTGTAGAAATCTGGAGGAGCTGATAgcagatgaagaacaagaaggaAGCCATAACAAGAAAACCAGAAACCAATTCACTTTCCCCAAATTACATTCTTTCAATCTAGGTAATTTACCAAAACTGAACAACATTTGTGGAGAAATGGTCTGCAGTTGTCTCCGTACAGTTTATGTGGACAATTGTATGCAGTTGAGGAGGTTACCGCTCTCACTTGTGGATGACCGGTCATCTCCTCTCCCTTGTCTCGAAAAGATCAAAGTATTTCCTGAAGCATGGTGGACGGCGGTGGAGTTGGACCATCCCAATGCCAAAAATGTGCTTTTGCCTCTTTGCCAGTTCAGTCCTTTCTGA